From a single Peromyscus maniculatus bairdii isolate BWxNUB_F1_BW_parent chromosome 4, HU_Pman_BW_mat_3.1, whole genome shotgun sequence genomic region:
- the Nrsn2 gene encoding neurensin-2, translated as MMSCSRSCICGHSTNVEESTWYGVDPYPNLFYSECVGSNLSDNPEGPLVQYTYQPWPSLCWKVTVSVASLLLLLGVAALTTGYAVPPKLELVNDSKFSSMDDPVADYNQALITCRVAGATLCAVAGVLLAVCLFLATSGWLTQDIKAEPLVTEADSPVEVFRDEPEQLSPGFQDASSQSWFLTPTSPFGPRSVQTSQPQRDS; from the exons ATGATGAGCTGCAGTCGCTCCTGTATCTGTGGCCACAGCACCAACGTGGAGGAAAGTACGTGGTATGGGGTCGATCCCTACCCTAATCTCTTCTACAGTGAGTGCGTGGGTAGCAATCTCAGCGATAACCCAGAAGGACCCCTGGTCCAGTATACCTACCAACCGTGGCCCTCCCTGTGCTGGAAG GTCACCGTGTCCGTGGCATCCCTGCTTCTCCTGCTGGGCGTGGCAGCCCTGACCACTGGCTACGCCGTACCCCCCAAGCTGGAGCTTGTCAACGACAGTAAGTTCTCATCGATGGATGATCCAGTAGCCGACTATAACCAAGCCCTGATCACCTGCCGCGTGGCGGGAGCGACGCTGTGTGCGGTAGCGGGGGTCTTGCTGGCTGTCTGTCTCTTCTTGGCCACCTCTGGCTGGCTGACCCAGGACATCAAGGCGGAGCCCTTGGTCACCGAAGCTGACAGCCCTGTGGAGGTCTTCAGGGATGAGCCCGAGCAGCTGTCCCCCGGCTTCCAGGATGCCAGCAGCCAGTCCTGGTTCTTGACTCCCACGAGTCCCTTTGGGCCGCGTTCTGTGCAGACCAGCCAGCCCCAGCGGGATTCCTAA